The Neodiprion lecontei isolate iyNeoLeco1 chromosome 2, iyNeoLeco1.1, whole genome shotgun sequence genome segment TTATACAACAAAATCTGGTTTCGAGCTCGAGCTGAAACGATTTCTCTGTATAAGGAAATCGAGGAAACCAGACATTGAGAATCACTGTAGGGTGTAAAAAGACACGTTGAGTTATTTGTACGGTACGTTAACAGTGACGAACGACGCCGGGAAGAAGACTGATCAAAGAATTCCGTGTAGAAGGTAATCCGTTGATCACGCAATATAAGGTGCTGAGTCAGAAAACGACGAGATCTTAGATACTTGGTACAAGATTTTCACGCGCTATTCAGATCTAATTGCCATCTCATTGTCAGGCTCTCAGGTCAATCCTCGTCGATCGAAAGTCAATTTCTCACCTTGgacgataagaaaaaaaattttgtgaaaaataaaatactaaaaaaCTTGTCACGCCGATTTTAACTTACAACGGAGTTTGAATTAGTTACAAATATCGTAAGAGAATCACGCAATTATCTAGGAGCTCCAactatacatacgtatactcGTAGAgttgttttcattttccatattttaatCACTCGAAGCCACCGCAATTAGCTGAGGGAAACGGAAAATTTTAACTTCCGAAGCAAAGGGAAAAATCCTGTAAGTGTAAACAGCGAGCATAGATTATTCCTACCGCAACTGCGTCGCGCGtgatttttgcaaaatagTTTAATCTGCAACCGCATGTTACGCACGATCCTTATAATATTGTTTTACATACAGACagaatataaattaaactAACTTTCCGAGAGTCGACGATACAATTCCTCGATCTTTGTATATGATCCGTAAGCTAAGCTCGGATTCGGATTTGAAAGATTATTCCATTAGAATAATTATATCCTGTAAAAGCTACCTGCCCCGATTGACGATAAGGTTTAAAAGGACGGAGTCACGGCATTCTGCTTCCTGACTTCTGCAGGGCCGCACTTGTTACCTTCTCAAATAAGGGACGACCCTTCGACCGCGTTCTGAACCGTGGGAGTATTTTCAAATGCAGAATTATGCGACCGATTGCGCACCGGAAAATCTCTGCCTGCAGCGGCAAGAAAGTCTGGTCTATGATTTTACCGTCTCGGAGTCTCAACCCTCATTTTTAAGCTAGTTTCCCAgcagtgttgaaaaaaaaggaagaagacgCCTCACCTCTGAAAGCGTTTGCAAGGTGCATTCGCAGAGGCATGTCGATCGTCCCTTTGGTCGGGGATATTTGATTGTCCTGGAGATTCTCTTTATCCGTTTTCTCATTACTCCGGCAATCGTAGTTATACGTGCTTCGAATCGAACGCCTCGCGAAATGACCGCAAGACCGTATCCGCACTGCCAAATGCCGCTTCTTGCTAAACATGATCTCGTTTCTCGCTTCCTTGAATTTCAGAGGCTGGTAGAAGAGAAGCAGCAGCTGGTGAAACGCGCGAGCGAAGATCAGCCACTTGAACGATCCTTTTCCTTTCTCAAGTGACGATAAATATCGTCGTGTGCGTAAAATACAGACGCGTCGTATGTTCGTCCGTGTGAATTCTTCCGCTTGTCGTTAAGTCGAGTCAGCTCAACTTCTGCGGTGTCAAAGACTAAGCTATCGGCGACCGCGATGACGACGAAAATGGTCCGTGGTTATTCGAACACACGTCACGTTCTCGTCGTTGATGCAGCAGCTGCATACTCATCTATCGGAGGAATTTATGAAAGAATATATGCGAACTGCGAGTTCCGTGTAAagtgaatagaaaataataaacacgCGAAATTTTGCAAACATGAATTGCCATTCTTGTTTCTGTGTGttgacaattataatttaGAGCACTTCgctgttttgaaaaatttcgacgaCGCGTGATTCGTAGCTGCAACCAATTCCCGATATATTGTTTACCAATACCGTTAATTATCGAAGTGTAAATAAAGCGACAGCAAGACCAGCAATGAGATCCATTTTCCTATTCGCAAACTAGTTATCGCCACTAAAAATTTCGTGATATTATTGctctgtaatttttgtttttcttttcgatgTTTATACAGCAACCAACCACATCCTCGAATCTGGTGGACAAAATCGGAGGTTTTGATTTGTTCGACTTGTTCCCCCATTCATCTTGTAACTTATCATGCAGATATTTCCATTAGACAAACCGAATTTCCGAGTGTAATTGATCTTTTACTTGCAGCGAAAATTCGTCGCTATATTTTTAATCGCTGCTGATGGTTTTTGGATCGACaaaaaaggattgaaaaatatacatatgcacacatattggtagaaaaaaaaagcattgaGGTGCCGACGCTCTGGAACTACTACTTCTTCGACGACGCTTCTGGAAGGGGAACACATTTATACCTAGCAGGCGTTCCAGACATGCAGTCGGGGTTAGTTTGTAAAAAGACGCGACCGAGGTTGGATCGTTGGGCGTGGTGTACCTGAACCGGCATAATCTATCCACCTGCAGACACGGACGATTCGAGAACAGTGTATCGACAGAAATCGGTCGGGAAAATGGATGTATCGTGGCTGGTGAGTAGAGGCTGCGATCGCGATCTATTAATCAATTAGCACATACTCGGATAgtgggtgaaaaattcatgCTTCGTAGTTCTTCGATCTTCAGTTCTCTGTCCCTTGTTATTCGATATTTGAAGCCAGCGAAAATATCTaacaagaagaaagaaaaaattctttcactgattttaatgtttttttcgCTTCTGCACAGATCGGCTTCTTCCTAGGAATCGAGTTCCTCTGCGACCGGACAACTCTCGCTCACATCTCTGTACTCTCGATCCCTAGGGATGCTATTGTGAGTCTATAAGTACAATTGTGTGTGTTCAACATCCAGTTATAATTTAGTAGaattacagaaaataaaaatgaaaataagtaagTAAATGAACGATTAAAGCCGGAATCATATATCACCGCCATGTCTGGGAATATGATTTCAGATTCTTATATTCACGTATACGTCGCATATCTCAAATGCGAGTGAACCTGTTATTACTTTGGCGCagtctcgtttttttttttttttttttacttgaacTGTAAGACCCTTATTGCAACCAATAAGGGTGGGAaagattcgaattttttttacgaatcgaAGTAGCACAAGAAAGAATTCCTTGAGGTCGAATTAAAGCATCTAATATTGCTAAATCTAACGAGAACTTGGATTTCCATTCCTTTTCAATTCACCTTATATACGTTAGAAAACAAAGAATTCCAAATTGTGATCTGATTCATCCCTGCAGGGCTCTGGAACGCAGTACCGATTCCAATACTTCGTGCGCGACGAGCACGGGGATTACAAAACTCAGGAAGAAGCTGGAGAAGGTGGAAGCGCACGGGGAAGCTACGCCGTCGAGGAGCCGAACGGTGAATTGAGAATCGTCCAATACACGACGGACCTGAGCGGCGGATTCAAGGCGCACATAAAGGTGGATCACGCGGGAAAATCGCCGTCAAAACTCCAGGAGATCGACATACCGGCTGAGGAGATGCGGAAGTTGATGAACGAGAACCGACGGAAGAAGGCGGAACCGGACATGCCGGAAGTGAAATCGTCGAAAAGCTACGTTCTCGGTCCGCCCCGAAAAATGTCCGACATTGTGATGGAGCAGGCGGCGGCGATCAGGGAAATTATATCCAAGGAAATAAAGGCGGAGGAAGAACGCGAAGGAAAGCGGAAGGGCAGCGAGAGTCTGGTGgatgaaaatcttggatcgACGGACGTCGTCGACTGCGACGAGGAGAAAACGGGCGCAATAATTTCGGAAATACCGCCTCCTCGTATTTCCTCCTCTCAAGTTCAGGACAAGACAAAAACAACGCCTCCTTCTTCGCGCCGTGGAAGCGAAGAAACGCAGGAGCAATCCGTCGACGAGGTCGACTCACGGGACGAAGTTTGCGGATCCGGAGGCTGTCCGTCATATTCCGGCGAAAGAACTGCCAAGACAGTTTCGATCAAGGACCAAACAGagggaaaaaacaatttccagGTTCCGAGCGACAACTCAGAGATCGGGAAGATCGGGACAGAGACCGCGAATCTCCAGGAAGGGGATCCGCAGTCTCCGTTGGTCCGCGTCGCCGTGACTTCTAGAAAAATCGACGAGAGTCCGAGTCTCCCTCAGGTAGCAAAGCCGAGTCCGGAAGTTTCGGGAGGCcccgtgaaaaatttcacctttaAGAACCGCATAATGTTTTACAAGCCGGCGGATAAGAGTCCGAACGGCTCTCCGAATCCGAATCTGCTCAGAACGTCCGACGGCGTTGAGAAGTCCGTAAATCTTGCTGGAAACTTGGCCAATGAGAATCAAGCGAGCTCCGGAGGACTAGAAGAAATAGTCCTATACTCGCCGCAGGCGGAGAACGGAAACCAGGGCGATCGGAAGCGCAGGTTCATCAAGGTGCCCTACGAAGTGTTGAGACCCTACTTCGCCAGCGTgcaagaagaggaagaaaagaaaatgacaaaGTGATTGATGGAATAGAGAGaagatattattgtaataatgaACAGATTTATAGTGTTGCGAAGAATTTGCTACAACGCAATGCTGCGTAATTACAACGATATACATACTTACCTTACATACGTAATACGATTAATGAATTTGTGATTTACACAATACGATAGTATTTTTAGACGTACTgtacgtattttttaaatattcattcgaAAGATTGTactgaaatttatatacattttttattcataataattTACGTTCCGGTTACTTATATACTTATATCGATTCCTCGAGGCATAACGTAtataaagttgaaatttatacttcgagttgaattttaattttaataaattaccGCTGCCTCGAGTTATAAAACCGCAGAAAATAATGACATTTAGAAACTTCATTTACTTGTATATTACTCAGCCGTGGATGACTCCACGCGTTCGTCTAATCTGGgcataatttcatattttaatatttagaAACCGATGACTTAACGGTGGTGGTGATGATTTTAGTAAATGGGTCGGTGCCACGTGCAATTTTGATAATAATCGCGATAGTTTGCGAAGTGCGACCACAACACACAACCTGTGTTCAAACGACTGATGATTTTACACACTGTACAGTCCAAACTACGTAAGATATACAGTGTATACCGTTGAATTTTACTtatagtaaataaataaacagttgagtgaatgaataaatgattaaACAAACAACCGTCGTATTTTTTGGTAAACCCGTCATGTATAcgaggaaaagaaacgaaaaacttttaggTACACAATGAAATTTATAGAAGCAATATATTAgataaaatggtaaaaaaaaaaagattgataCTCACCAGACCAGCTCTGCGCAACATATTCTGATTAACAGGATCGGTGAGCTTAATTTTCTTGTAGAGCGGATGCCGTTCGTAGTAGCTAATCAGCTCAACCAAACTCTCAAACTGGACTGTTCCAATAGTGTAAAGACGACCATCCTGCTTTATTCTACAATGCTTGATCTTCCTTTCTGCCCTGGAATGAACAAAAGTTAGAAATCTAAGTATCGATATCTGTTACCAGTGACAATAAAATTAGGCCTTAAGGGTAAGAAAACAGGGCATCTCTGCATCCGCAAAAATGTAAATGTGAGAATAAcacaattgtttgaaatttaccTAAAGGAAATAGCGTATGAATTGACTTCCTTCTCACTAGGCCTGACCAGAAAGACTCCGTCGGCAGATACTCGTCTCAGCATATCTTCCGCTTCGCCACGAGTACAATCGGCATGCCACCATTCCTTTTCTTCGTGTTTACTTGGCTGAGGAACTGGCTCTCGTAGGGTTATCAAAAATTCCTACACCCCATGAAATTAGACAATTGATAAGTCAGGGTATTTTATCACTTGCCGTAAAATGGTACGAAAGTTGATGCAATATAATCACACAACTTTCAAAATATCaccgtcgaaatttttttgttacacaGAGGTAAAAACCGAGGAAATTCAGTTACTTCAAGTCCCCTATTTTTGAGTATCTTCATAATactaaa includes the following:
- the LOC107225562 gene encoding uncharacterized protein LOC107225562, producing the protein MDVSWLIGFFLGIEFLCDRTTLAHISVLSIPRDAIGSGTQYRFQYFVRDEHGDYKTQEEAGEGGSARGSYAVEEPNGELRIVQYTTDLSGGFKAHIKVDHAGKSPSKLQEIDIPAEEMRKLMNENRRKKAEPDMPEVKSSKSYVLGPPRKMSDIVMEQAAAIREIISKEIKAEEEREGKRKGSESLVDENLGSTDVVDCDEEKTGAIISEIPPPRISSSQVQDKTKTTPPSSRRGSEETQEQSVDEVDSRDEVCGSGGCPSYSGERTAKTVSIKDQTEGKNNFQVPSDNSEIGKIGTETANLQEGDPQSPLVRVAVTSRKIDESPSLPQVAKPSPEVSGGPVKNFTFKNRIMFYKPADKSPNGSPNPNLLRTSDGVEKSVNLAGNLANENQASSGGLEEIVLYSPQAENGNQGDRKRRFIKVPYEVLRPYFASVQEEEEKKMTK